One part of the Ziziphus jujuba cultivar Dongzao chromosome 2, ASM3175591v1 genome encodes these proteins:
- the LOC132800818 gene encoding receptor-like protein 54 — protein MGDLQTLVVLNLSSNKFTGPIPPSLGNLIKLESLDLSKNKLSGQIPQQFTRLTFLEYLNLSDNELVDPLPQAGQIGVFENSSFEGNWGLSGFGWEAVAIGYGCELIIGLMFGYIVTMRNPYLVFKIFHVIPPRTLRGVNS, from the coding sequence ATGGGGGATCTTCAAACTTTAGTCGTGCTCAACTTGTCAAGTAATAAATTTACAGGACCCATTCCACCATCTTTAGGGAATCTAATTAAGCTTGAATCCTTAGATCTCTCAAAAAATAAGCTTTCCGGTCAAATCCCTCAGCAGTTTACTAGACTCACATTTCTTGAATATTTGAACCTCTCTGATAATGAACTTGTGGATCCATTACCTCAAGCTGGACAAATTGGTGTATTTGAAAATTCTTCCTTTGAGGGAAATTGGGGATTATCTGGTTTTGGTTGGGAAGCTGTTGCAATAGGATATGGATGTGAACTCATAATTGGATTGATGTTCGGATATATCGTCACAATGAGGAACCCATACTTGGTGTTCAAGATTTTTCATGTGATCCCACCAAGGACACTAAGAGGAGTAAACAGTTGA